The stretch of DNA CATGATGGGTAAGATCCCCACGGCGGAGGAGTATCTGGCCATCGCCAAGGAGAAGATCGATCCCAACGCCGATGAGCTGTACCGTTATCTCAACTTCCATGAGATCCCGGACTACGAAAACAGCGGCATCATTCCCATCGCCGCTGCCTAATCCCGCCCGGCGGCCTGGCCGCTGGCGTTGAAGTGAAAATCCCCTGGAGGATCTCCTCCAGGGGATTTTTTGTGCAATGCGAAACCAAAACCGTACAAAACGGCCAATGTTTGCGTGATGCAGGTTCGGCTTGCGCTGATTATTTGCCGCCGACTGGTCGGCGGCGGGGTCTGGGGGCCGCGCCCCCAGCGGGTGTGGGCGGAGCCCACGGTGTGGCTTATGATCTTGGGAGCTCGAGGGCGTAGCCCTCGATATCTTTCATTTCCAGAATCGCCAAGACTCGCTTTGAGTTAGAACACGTATCATTGGTGAAAAACAAAAGCCCCGAAATCACGAGGATTTCGGGGCTTTTCTGTCCCACTTTTGTCCCATTTTCTGATTATTTGTTCAACATACAACGATATCGAACGGCAGAATATAGGGAAATCAGAGGGTTAGAGTGGTGCCGCCTATAGGATTCGAACCTACGACCTCCGCATTACGAATGCGCTGCTCTACCAGCTGAGCTAAGGCGGCGTGAGGCTGTCAATTTGAAGAGCGCATATCCTACTTCTCCATATGCGCCCGGTCAAGAGTTTCCGCATCGTCAGGATACGCCGCGCCATCCTGGCGCAAGCGGCGGGTTTACGGGTTGGATTGCTGGTCCGGGTTGACGATGGCGATGGCCTTGCAGTCCTGGAATACCTCATCGAGAAGTTCGAACAGTTGACGGCGCAGATTGTTGAAATCAGACATCTTGACGATGGCCTCTTCGGTCTTCTGCTCATGCGCCAGATGCACCACTTCACGCGCAGTTTCATGCACTTTGAGGTGCACTTCGCCCAGATGCTGGAACACCGGCAGGTCGCCGAACAGTTCCACGCCGGAGCTGTAGTACCACTTGCCGAAGGCGCAATCGCGCCCGGTGGCCACTTCGTTGGGCGACAGGCTCACGCGCCCGCGAATGACGTGCTCCAGCTTGGTCAACCAACCCAGGTGGGCCAGTTTGATGGCGCGCACATCGAAGGTGGGGTTGCCGATGCGCAGCCCTTCGGTGGATTGCAGTAGCGCGGTGCTGGTCTCCTGAATCACCTCCACCAACATTTCGGTCTGGTGGATGGAGCCGTTCATCATATTGACCAGATTCATGGTCTGGATGCCGTTCTTCTGCACCTCACAGGAGGCGGAGAAGATGTTGGTGCCCATGGTCTTGGCCTCTTCGGCCAACTGCTGCGACTGCTGCCCCAGTTCGGTAAGCGAGGCGGCGTCACTGGAAGCCTGGGCGCTCATGGCGGTGATCTCGCGCACGCTGGCGTCGGCGCTCTGGCTGGCGGCGGTGATGGCGCCAGCGCTCTCAGAGATCTCCTGAGCGTTGCCGGAGACGCGCAGGGCGGCTTGTGAGACCTCCTGCATGGAGTGGGAGATGACGCCGATGGTGTGGTTCTGCTCGCCCACCAGGGTGTTGATCTCGTTATTAATGGCGGCGATCTGCTCGATGCTCTCGCTGACGTGTTTGCTGGCGTTGGCGGCGTCGCGGGCGCCATCCTGGATTTCGTCAATACGTTCCCGGATCAGCAGAGTGGATTCTGTGGTCTGCCGCGCCAGCTCTTTGACTTCGTTGGCCACCACGGCAAAGCCCTTGCCCGCATCACCGGCGCCGGCGGCTTCGATGGCGGCGTTGAGCGCCAGCATATTGGTCTGCTCGGCGATGTCGTTGATGATCTCCACCACCGCTTCAATGGAGTGGGCGGAATCGGCCAGCTTGGTCATCCGCTCCATGGATTCCTGCGACTGCACCTTGGTGCGTTGCGACTCGGCGTTGGCGGTGACGCAGCGTTCGTTGACCTCCTGAATGGATTGATTGATGTCGCCGATTTTGCTGGCGACCTCCTGCATGGAGGCGTTGACGCTATCGAGATCCTGATTGATTTCATTGATATTGGCGGCCATCTCCTGGGTGGAGCGGGCGGCCGATGAGACGTTCTCTTCCGCCGAGGCTGAGGCGTCGGCGATGGCGCTGATGCGCTCGGTCAGCGACAGCGCGGCGTCGTATACCGTGGTGAAGTTGGTCGACACTTTATCGATGTGGTTTTTCAGATCGGTGAAATCCTCATCCACGCCGGAGTTGCGCGCCACCGCTTCATAGGTGCGCTCGTGGGCCTGTTTGGCGTCTTTGTTGAGCAGATCCTTGACCCCTTGGGACTCGTTGATCACTGCATCCAGCGTGGCCGAACGCAGGGAGACGTTGCGAATCATCTTCACCAGGCTATCGGACATGCGGTTGACCCCCATGGCCAACTGGTCCAATTCGTCGGGGGTTTCCGGCACGGCGATGCGGCGGGTCAAGTCGCCATGAGTGAGCAGCTCCAGGGTTTCGGTGATTCTGGCGGCTTTGGCCAGCACAAAGGCGCGGGTGACAAAGGCGAACGCCAAACTCATCAGCAGTGCGGGCAGAAGAATCCACAGCAGCAGGGTAGAGACGCCAGAGAGGCTGGAGGTGATGGCGCCGTGGTCTGCGGCCACACGTTTGGTGAACTGTTCGCTTAAGCTTTGTAGCGCCTGTTCAGACTGTGTGGCGATGGCCGGCTCACCCAACTTGTCGGCCAACTCGGCAAGCAGGCCGACAGAGGACTTCTCGGCGGCGCTGAGTCCTGCCAGCTTCTGATAGGCGCTCAGAGTTTGGTGCGCCAGGCGCGCCATGGTTTCGGTCTGGCTCTGCGCGGCGGGACCAAAAGCCCGATGCAGCGCGAGCAACTGCTTCTGTTGTTCGATGATGCGCGCCTGATGAGTGCGCCAATCGGTCTGCGTGCGGCTGAGGCTGGTAAAGGCGAGTGCTCCGCCGATGCACAGGAGCAGAGTGATCATCACCGAGTAGGCGAGGATCTTCTGGGAGATGCTAAACCGGTTTAACATGCCAACTCCCGCAAGCAGGATATAGAATAAGAATGGGGGCTATTTAATGTTATAGCGGCATTGGCGTGCGGGAGCAAGTCGAAGGCGTTGCGGGAGGAAAAGAAACTGTCTTGTAAAATTAGAGTGTTAAGCTTTCCAGGATCGACCGGCCCCGGTTTCGGTGGAGACATTCCCTTGAGAACGTGCTGAATCTTTGCGTTCAGGCTTGGGTGCAAAGTGCAGACACTCCTGACCGGAGGCGCGCTTGACCTCGGCGCTGGGCATCAGTTTGGTTTTAAATCCCATGGCTTCGCAGGCGCGCGGGTGGTCAGGCTCCCAGGTGATGCGAAAGTAGCGGCACTTGATGCAGTCGGGCCGTTTATCGGTATCTGACGATGGAGGCATGGGTGGGCTCAGGCCATCAGGTCAACGCCGTCTTGGGCGTGGCGTTGGGCGTTATTGCGCCGCTGATCCGCCAGATTCCGCTCAAACGAGCGGCTGGCCTGTCTGGGATTGACGCGGCGTTTGGCGCTGGTGGCGTGGTCCCGCTGCGGCGGGTAAGCGTCGGCGGCCAGATAGGCGTATTTGGACGCCTCCTGCTTGACGAAATCCTGGTCATGTCCGGGCTGGGCGGCGGCTTGTTCAGCGACCTGCCGCAACGCGGAGGGCTCCAGATTGCGGGTGGCCGAATCGGGCCCCGAATGGCGCAACTCGTCAGCCACCTGATTCAGATTGGCCAGCTCCGGAGCCGGAGTCAGAGGAATGACCGCAGTGAGTGTCGGCATCACGGCAAACATGATCGTTCCTTATGCAGTACCGGCGAGTTGTACACTC from Magnetofaba australis IT-1 encodes:
- a CDS encoding methyl-accepting chemotaxis protein codes for the protein MLNRFSISQKILAYSVMITLLLCIGGALAFTSLSRTQTDWRTHQARIIEQQKQLLALHRAFGPAAQSQTETMARLAHQTLSAYQKLAGLSAAEKSSVGLLAELADKLGEPAIATQSEQALQSLSEQFTKRVAADHGAITSSLSGVSTLLLWILLPALLMSLAFAFVTRAFVLAKAARITETLELLTHGDLTRRIAVPETPDELDQLAMGVNRMSDSLVKMIRNVSLRSATLDAVINESQGVKDLLNKDAKQAHERTYEAVARNSGVDEDFTDLKNHIDKVSTNFTTVYDAALSLTERISAIADASASAEENVSSAARSTQEMAANINEINQDLDSVNASMQEVASKIGDINQSIQEVNERCVTANAESQRTKVQSQESMERMTKLADSAHSIEAVVEIINDIAEQTNMLALNAAIEAAGAGDAGKGFAVVANEVKELARQTTESTLLIRERIDEIQDGARDAANASKHVSESIEQIAAINNEINTLVGEQNHTIGVISHSMQEVSQAALRVSGNAQEISESAGAITAASQSADASVREITAMSAQASSDAASLTELGQQSQQLAEEAKTMGTNIFSASCEVQKNGIQTMNLVNMMNGSIHQTEMLVEVIQETSTALLQSTEGLRIGNPTFDVRAIKLAHLGWLTKLEHVIRGRVSLSPNEVATGRDCAFGKWYYSSGVELFGDLPVFQHLGEVHLKVHETAREVVHLAHEQKTEEAIVKMSDFNNLRRQLFELLDEVFQDCKAIAIVNPDQQSNP